A genomic segment from Zygotorulaspora mrakii chromosome 1, complete sequence encodes:
- the RCN1 gene encoding Rcn1p (similar to Saccharomyces cerevisiae RCN1 (YKL159C); ancestral locus Anc_5.281), whose protein sequence is MNAVTNTIIITSKDENVLDLLEYLQSWLLEHILRRIEITAQHPMQLIVLRKFKRVLIVSPNLQVSQQVMSVPMQHSLCRAYSPLDTNESTDYLKVPKAQKMFLVSPPSSPPPEFDYSRCEQSPSESTPPVSRDQSNQGPVTILNSSVANITVFPCADETSQEVLRKTYRDADMGTYQPTSMPPKSIFDDSDDDLE, encoded by the coding sequence ATGAACGCCGTAACCAATACTATTATCATAACCTCGAAAGACGAAAATGTGCTAGACCTGCTAGAGTACTTGCAAAGCTGGCTGCTGGAGCACATACTGCGAAGAATCGAGATCACGGCGCAACACCCCATGCAACTCATCGTGTTGAGAAAGTTCAAAAGAGTTCTCATAGTATCACCCAATCTGCAAGTATCACAACAAGTCATGTCCGTACCCATGCAGCATTCATTATGCAGAGCTTACTCACCACTAGACACCAACGAATCTACAGACTATCTAAAGGTTCCAAAGGCCCAAAAAATGTTTCTTGTTTCGCCCCCCAGTTCGCCCCCACCCGAATTCGACTACTCTCGATGTGAGCAATCACCCTCGGAATCCACCCCTCCTGTTAGTCGGGATCAGAGCAACCAAGGCCCTGTGACAATCTTGAACAGTAGTGTCGCTAACATAACTGTATTTCCATGTGCAGACGAGACCTCGCAAGAGGTCTTACGCAAGACCTACCGCGACGCAGACATGGGCACCTATCAGCCCACCTCTATGCCACCAAAATCCATCTTCGACGACTCTGATGATGACCTCGAGTAG
- the COX6 gene encoding cytochrome c oxidase subunit VI (similar to Saccharomyces cerevisiae COX6 (YHR051W); ancestral locus Anc_5.280) has product MLSRTLFRSVTPSIISRNALRTSVRSSPVVSARLTSFAQIRKYSSEHEDETFEEFTARYEKEFDEAYDLFEVQRVLNNCFSYDLVPAPVVVEKALRAARRVNDLPTAIRVFEALKYKVENDGQYNAYLDELKDVREELGIPLKEELFDAPAAH; this is encoded by the coding sequence ATGCTATCCAGAACATTGTTTAGAAGTGTAACCCCATCGATCATTTCCAGAAATGCGTTGAGAACAAGTGTGCGTAGTAGCCCAGTTGTCAGTGCGAGACTGACATCGTTTGCACAAATCAGAAAGTACTCCTCAGAGCATGAAGATGAGACCTTCGAAGAATTTACCGCGAGATACGAGAAGGAATTTGATGAGGCATacgatctttttgaagttcaAAGAGTCTTGAACAACTGTTTCTCATACGATTTGGTTCCAGCTCCGGTCGTTGTTGAAAAGGCTCTCAGAGCAGCAAGAAGAGTGAACGATTTGCCAACTGCCATCAGAGTGTTCGAAGCATTGAAATACAAGGTGGAAAACGATGGGCAATATAACGCATACTTGGACGAATTGAAAGATGTCAGAGAGGAGTTGGGTATCCCATTGAAGGAAGAATTGTTCGATGCACCAGCTGCTCACTGA
- the ELF1 gene encoding Elf1p (similar to Saccharomyces cerevisiae ELF1 (YKL160W); ancestral locus Anc_5.279) — protein MGKRKKSTRTPAKKLVLKLDTKFNCLFCNHEKSVSCTLDKKNCIGSLQCKICGQSFQTRINALSQPVDVYSDWFDAVEEVNTGRGSESDDDDDDSASDYESDSDDADAVRQETLDSDEEEIDDDDRIGHKRTGRAVVDSDDED, from the coding sequence ATGGGTAAGAGAAAGAAGTCAACGAGAACACCAGCCAAAAAATTGGTGCTAAAGCTGGATACAAAGTTCAACTGTCTCTTCTGTAATCACGAGAAATCAGTATCGTGCACACTGGATAAGAAAAACTGTATAGGATCGCTGCAGTGTAAAATTTGTGGTCAATCGTTTCAAACAAGGATCAATGCACTATCTCAACCAGTGGATGTGTATAGCGATTGGTTTGATGCCGTGGAGGAAGTGAATACTGGCCGTGGAAGCgaaagtgatgatgacgacgacgatAGTGCGAGTGATTATGAAAGCGACTCCGATGATGCAGACGCCGTAAGGCAGGAAACTCTGGATAGcgacgaagaagaaatcgaTGACGATGACAGAATAGGGCACAAGAGAACCGGAAGAGCCGTTGTCGATAGTGACGACGAGGACTAG
- the CIC1 gene encoding Cic1p (similar to Saccharomyces cerevisiae CIC1 (YHR052W); ancestral locus Anc_5.278), with protein sequence MAKKSRSGSQKSTPRGTPQKATPKGTPRSNSKASPKTTANATSKATAKATSNGTPVGTPTKKSKPVKAVKPILAKSKDLGPVPRARILHSVEQLNKYTTTKQENAKESLLGDDVEEKDVQLIVVNNRSFTESRKNFKIKLLKIKHSIFKPWKEASVTSTKDFKVLLILKDSDIGKISVDDFVNEELNFPDVEIICGHDLKTKYKAFEKRRALVSEFSLILADDSIITTLPKLLGSKAYEKVETTPVGVRTHSDKEFSKKTTLNQFQKIYYEQLPIRLPRGTTMNVHLGSLEWFNSQELADNVEMIVKDLVAKYKIRSIFIKTTKSPVLPLYYNQDVLNELVEVTKVNETEEPQGIVEIDKIKVQLSTFDQSLMEIIDPEEWPTAFAKQIASAKRKGTDDQEPSASKKAKN encoded by the coding sequence ATGGCCAAGAAATCACGCTCAGGGTCTCAGAAATCTACCCCAAGAGGTACTCCTCAAAAGGCCACTCCAAAGGGAACACCAAGAAGTAACTCGAAAGCGTCTCCGAAAACGACGGCGAACGCCACTTCAAAAGCCACTGCAAAGGCTACCTCCAACGGAACTCCCGTTGGAACTCCAACCAAGAAGAGTAAACCAGTCAAAGCGGTCAAACCTATCTTGGCAAAGTCGAAGGATTTGGGACCTGTACCTCGAGCAAGAATTCTGCATTCGGTAGAGCAATTGAACAAGTACACCACTACAAAGCAGGAAAATGCCAAAGAATCCTTGTTAGGTGATGACGTTgaggaaaaagatgttcAACTTATAGTAGTCAACAACAGATCATTCACTGAGTCCaggaaaaatttcaaaatcaagcTACTCAAAATCAAGCATTCGATCTTCAAGCCTTGGAAAGAAGCAAGTGTAACTTCTACCAAAGATTTTAAGGTTCTATTGATTCTGAAGGACTCGGACATCGGCAAAATCTCGGTTGATGACTTTGTTAATGAGGAACTCAACTTTCCCGATGTTGAAATCATTTGCGGCCATGATCTAAAGACCAAGTAtaaagcttttgaaaagagaagagcACTTGTATCCGAATTTAGCCTAATCTTGGCCGACGATAGCATAATTACCACTTTGCCAAAACTTTTGGGATCAAAGGCTTATGAGAAAGTCGAAACAACACCAGTAGGGGTCAGGACCCACTCTGATAAAGAATTTtctaaaaaaacaacacTCAATCAGttccaaaaaatatattatGAGCAGTTACCGATAAGATTACCAAGAGGTACAACGATGAATGTTCATTTGGGAAGTCTCGAATGGTTCAATTCTCAGGAATTAGCAGATAATGTGGAAATGATTGTTAAAGATTTAGTCGCCAAATATAAAATTCGTTCCATCTTTATCAAGACGACCAAGTCACCAGTTTTACCACTGTACTATAACCAAGATGTTCTCAACGAACTCGTAGAAGTAACGAAGGTAAATGAAACTGAAGAACCGCAAGGGATTGTTGAAATCGACAAAATCAAAGTTCAATTATCCACCTTCGATCAATCTTTGATGGAAATTATCGATCCAGAAGAATGGCCAACAGCTTTTGCAAAACAAATTGCGTCAGCAAAGAGAAAAGGTACTGATGATCAAGAACCATCAGCATCgaaaaaagcaaagaaTTAA
- a CDS encoding uncharacterized protein (ancestral locus Anc_5.277), producing MSLEEIVSFFEIQMDDLFQECISLRETASQFNEQKFDTVSVHSTSFHVLEKRFEMVQNRHIALYNDLSSLRLILNRMSSNDVSTTDHKWNKNVSWEMQSLTSGNTCNDENSDGTRNSYLNGSSDSLRSQLNRFSNDIHIHPLLLNQDEEPSHNQIMLINYRTQEAPRIDLKLSGYLQSRLNTHCTKSNENDASDISDLYSGNAFDGSICDAKIDNGITKSPIPDLQMDQSPNTVAELYEQLITISLPRLRSFQKKFGKVQVNKIPSIRTFQRRKALLVEINNFSLIHNRTIIDSIKFFEKYRLDREKTVAWLYSNIDELQGHFFMK from the coding sequence ATGAGTTTAGAAGAAATTGTaagtttctttgaaattcaaatggACGATTTGTTTCAAGAATGCATTTCACTAAGAGAAACGGCGTCACAATTTAATGAACAAAAATTCGACACGGTTTCGGTGCATTCAACAAGTTTCCATGtacttgaaaaaaggtTTGAGATGGTTCAAAATCGCCATATAGCACTATACAATGACCTATCTAGCTTGAGactgattttgaatagaATGTCGTCAAATGACGTTTCAACCACTGACCACAAATGGAACAAAAATGTGTCCTGGGAGATGCAGTCGCTGACCAGCGGCAACACTTgtaatgatgaaaattcagaTGGTACTAGGAACAGCTATCTGAATGGAAGCTCAGATAGTCTTCGAAGTCAATTGAATCGATTTTCAAACGACATTCATATACACCCTCTTCTATTAAATCAGGACGAGGAGCCCTCGCACAATCAAATTATGCTAATCAACTATCGCACCCAGGAGGCACCAAGAATAGATCTAAAATTATCTGGCTATCTGCAAAGTCGCTTAAACACTCATTGTACAAAATCTAATGAAAACGACGCATCCGACATCAGCGATTTATACTCTGGCAATGCTTTCGATGGATCAATATGCGATGCAAAAATAGACAATGGCATCACAAAATCCCCTATTCCCGATTTGCAGATGGATCAATCTCCCAATACCGTGGCAGAACTATATGAACAACTAATAACGATTTCCCTGCCAAGGTTGCGTAGcttccaaaagaaattcGGCAAAGTTCAGGTAAATAAAATTCCTAGCATAAGAACtttccaaagaagaaaggcaCTACTGGTTGAAATtaataatttttcactcaTACACAATAGAACTATTATTgattcaataaaattttttgagaaatataGATTAGATCGAGAGAAAACAGTAGCTTGGTTGTACAGCAATATTGATGAGTTACAAGGgcattttttcatgaaatAA
- the ERC1 gene encoding Erc1p (similar to Saccharomyces cerevisiae YHR032W; ancestral locus Anc_5.276), which translates to MTKQFTHTTMDRRSSIVYSTSVGKGGLFTPADYIPSEIGNSALEEESDDAGEGTATRKGKALHGRPEEYQSLLDANNSRTLQREAEVNGTVTEHSSSTEDGTLSAASLPKKLIDEERDLLIDNHILQGRETLDTTSSAANNYGSTEPEVVVDTWEEALENGKIITTTYRREGEVLACNALPLIFTFILQNSLSLASIFSVSHLGTKELGGVTLGSMTANITGLAAIQGLCTCLDTLCSQAYGAKNYHVVGLFVQRCAVITMLAFLPIMYIWVQWSETILSWLVPEPELCRLAANYLKVAAFGVPGFVLFECGKRFLQCQGIFHASTIVLFVCAPLNALMNYFLVWDKRIGIGYLGAPLSVSINYWFMAIGLFVYTIFTKQAVKPLKCWNGVIKPHQVFRNWRKMINLALPGILMVETEFLGFEILTIFASHLGPSALGAQSIISTIASLAYQVPFSISVSTSTRVANFIGASLYQSCIKTCTLSLLLSFACSSMNMLIIFLFRKQIAGLFSTEPEVVDLVTSALPILAFMQIFDAFNASTAGCLRGQGRQKIGGFINMFAFYAIGIPMAVLLTFNFNLGVGGLWYGITCALIVMSVCQGYAVFHCDWNEIIDAAKSRNSETVRV; encoded by the coding sequence atgacGAAACAATTCACTCACACAACAATGGACAGACGTTCCTCTATTGTGTACTCTACAAGTGTTGGAAAAGGTGGTCTTTTCACACCTGCTGATTATATTCCATCGGAGATTGGAAACTCGGCTCTCGAGGAGGAGAGCGATGATGCTGGTGAGGGAACTGCTacaagaaaaggaaaagcaCTACATGGAAGGCCGGAAGAATACCAGTCGTTACTGGATGCCAATAATTCCAGGACATTGCAGAGGGAGGCAGAAGTCAACGGAACTGTTACTGAGCATAGTTCCTCTACGGAGGACGGCACTTTGAGTGCCGCATcacttccaaaaaaattgattgatgaagaaagagatttACTCATAGACAACCATATACTTCAAGGCCGAGAAACCTTAGACACAACGAGTTCAGCCGCGAATAACTACGGTAGTACGGAGCCGGAAGTAGTCGTCGACACGTGGGAGGAAGCTCTAGAGAATGGCAAAATTATCACAACAACTTACCGGAGAGAAGGTGAGGTTTTGGCATGCAATGCGTTACCTTTAATTTTTACATTTATCTTACAGAACTCTTTGTCTCTAgcatccattttttctgtcTCGCATTTAGGTACAAAAGAATTGGGAGGTGTTACTTTGGGTTCTATGACTGCTAATATTACTGGTTTAGCAGCAATCCAGGGTCTTTGTACTTGTTTAGATACACTTTGTTCTCAAGCATATGGTGCAAAAAATTACCATGTGGTTGgtctttttgttcaaagATGTGCAGTTATAACAATGCTTGCATTTTTGCCCATAATGTATATCTGGGTTCAATGGTCTGAAACTATTTTGTCGTGGCTAGTTCCTGAGCCTGAGCTCTGTAGATTGGCTGCAAACTATTTGAAAGTTGCAGCATTCGGTGTTCCAGGTTTTGTGCTATTTGAATGTGGAAAAAGATTCTTGCAATGTCAAGGTATATTTCATGCTTCCACAATCGTCCTTTTTGTATGTGCCCCACTAAATGCCCTTATGAATTACTTTCTAGTTTGGGACAAAAGAATTGGTATTGGATATTTAGGAGCACCACTTTCTGTCTCTATAAACTATTGGTTTATGGCAATTGGATTGTTCGTATACACAATATTCACCAAACAAGCTGTTAAGCCACTGAAATGCTGGAATGGTGTTATCAAGCCTCATCAAGTGTTTAGAAACtggagaaaaatgataaatttgGCATTACCAGGTATATTAATGGTTGAAACTGAATTTTTGGGATTCGAAATTCTGACAATTTTTGCATCACACCTGGGTCCTTCAGCATTGGGGGCTCAATCgattatttcaacaattgctTCTCTAGCCTATCAAGTTCCGTTTTCTATTTCGGTCTCCACCAGTACTCGTGTTGCAAATTTCATTGGCGCTTCGCTGTATCAGAGCTGTATTAAAACATGTACCCTTTCGTTGCTGTTATCCTTTGCCTGTTCATCCATGAATATGCTGATAATTTTCTTGTTTAGAAAACAAATAGCTGGATTGTTTTCAACGGAGCCTGAAGTAGTTGACCTGGTCACTTCAGCATTACCAATTTTGGCATTtatgcaaatttttgatgcaTTCAACGCATCTACTGCAGGCTGTTTACGTGGTCAAGGCAGACAAAAAATTGGTGGGTTCATTAACATGTTTGCATTTTATGCGATTGGTATACCAATGGCAGTTCTGCTAACCTTTAACTTCAACTTAGGTGTTGGCGGTCTATGGTATGGAATAACTTGCGCATTGATTGTGATGAGCGTTTGTCAAGGATATGCGGTGTTTCATTGTGATTGGaatgaaataattgatgCTGCAAAATCTCGTAACTCTGAAACAGTAAGAGTGTAA
- the RRM3 gene encoding DNA helicase (similar to Saccharomyces cerevisiae RRM3 (YHR031C); ancestral locus Anc_5.275): MVFHTGTSINTKTNGKHAKKKPAVLRQKTLSSYFFQPKKGSELATKRQAAVSDVNEVMQVIDLEKPDKKEKGCVSKAGSLFDSQGSFDECDPDEEFSLLTNAPQIQNFKRATITRTPSFQKSNSSIHFDNFDLSESPKEFSSFPSTTRQQIAFGNNPNLSFNESARPAKRATSPTAFAGLRLTAPKRIKPISRKSSNLLSKTESFKLTKEQDNVIDMVVKRKFSIFYTGSAGTGKSVLLKSLIERLRGLYGRDAVAITASTGLAGTTIGGITLHKWSGVGLGLKTVDQLATAIQKQHQIMSVWRNTKVLIIDEISMIDGALLDKLETLARKLRKNEKPFGGIQLILTGDFFQLPPVKKSVDHQHEPSKLPIFCFESKMWHKCIQKTILLTKVFRQQDDELVNMLNSIRFGEVTPELVRTIKGLSRDIEYKDGITPTELYATRREVEMSNARQLNFLPGKSYQFESVDAAPKHYMSLLDSSVMVEKILTLKNDAQVMMLKNKPESELVNGSLGRVLFFITERLERLMREHYGGKVDEDVVLDMRIVSEAIANPIVADSLELQQNLLSRPLSRHATIRTLLNHAVKCSPKTPVYPYVRWALPDRFHHELMLQERFPVDIPGDNAGVERNQLPLMLCWALSIHKAQGQTIQRLKVDLRNIFEAGQVYVALSRAVSRDNLQVLNFNPNRIRANEKVKLFYKKLEVLTP, encoded by the coding sequence ATGGTATTTCACACGGGGACATCAATTAACACGAAAACAAATGGTAAACATGCAAAGAAGAAGCCGGCTGTATTGCGACAGAAGACACTCTCCTCGtacttttttcaaccaAAGAAGGGTTCTGAATTGGCAACGAAGAGGCAGGCCGCTGTTTCAGACGTCAATGAAGTAATGCAAGTGATAGATCTGGAGAAACCGgacaagaaagaaaaaggttgCGTGAGCAAAGCTGGCTCTCTTTTCGATTCCCAAGGATCGTTTGATGAGTGCGACCCTGATGAGGAGTTCAGCCTGCTGACGAATGCACCTCAAATTCAGAATTTTAAAAGAGCTACAATCACAAGAACCCccagttttcaaaaaagcaaTAGCTCGATACATTTCGATAATTTTGACCTCTCAGAGTCCCCTAAAGAGTTCAGCAGTTTCCCATCCACAACTAGGCAGCAAATAGCCTTCGGAAATAACCCGAATTTAAGTTTCAATGAGAGTGCCCGACCAGCTAAAAGAGCAACTTCACCAACTGCATTTGCAGGCCTCCGGCTAACGGCCCCCAAAAGGATCAAGCCGATATCACGGAAGTCATCAAATCTCTTGTCCAAGACAGAGTCATTTAAACTGACTAAAGAACAAGATAATGTTATTGATATGGTTgtaaagagaaaatttAGCATATTTTATACTGGCTCTGCAGGCACAGGTAAATCAGTATTGCTTAAGTCTTTGATCGAGCGGCTGAGAGGACTTTACGGTAGAGATGCTGTTGCGATTACAGCATCTACTGGTCTAGCAGGCACGACGATTGGCGGAATAACTCTTCATAAGTGGTCTGGGGTAGGACTCGGATTGAAAACAGTAGATCAGTTGGCGACAGCTATTCAGAAACAGCATCAGATTATGTCTGTTTGGAGGAACACCAAAGTTCTCATTATCGATGAAATATCGATGATTGATGGTGCTTTACTGGACAAATTGGAAACTCTCGCAAGGAAATTGCGCAAGAATGAAAAACCATTCGGTGgcattcaattgatattaACAGGTGATTTCTTCCAACTTCCCCcagtgaaaaaaagtgtTGATCATCAGCATGAGCCCAGCAAGTTGcccattttttgttttgaaagtaaGATGTGGCACAAATGTATTCAAAAAACGATTTTATTGACAAAAGTTTTCAGACAGCAGGACGATGAACTGGTGAACATGCTAAACTCAATAAGATTTGGTGAAGTCACACCAGAATTGGTTCGAACAATAAAAGGACTATCAAGAGATATAGAGTACAAAGATGGAATCACACCTACAGAACTGTATGCTACAAGAagagaagttgaaatgTCAAATGCAAGACAGTTGAATTTTCTACCTGGAAAATCGTATCAATTTGAGAGTGTAGACGCTGCTCCAAAACATTACATGTCTTTGTTGGATTCTTCCGTAATGGTCGAAAAGATCCTGACACTTAAGAACGACGCACAAGTAATGATGCTCAAAAACAAGCCCGAATCGGAACTAGTCAATGGATCTCTTGGTAGagttctcttttttattaCAGAAAGATTGGAGAGGCTAATGAGAGAACACTATGGCGGAAAAGtagatgaagatgttgTCCTTGACATGAGGATTGTTAGCGAAGCAATTGCAAATCCGATAGTTGCTGATTCATTAGAATTGCAGCAGAATCTTCTCTCAAGACCTTTGTCAAGACACGCAACCATCAGGACTTTGTTAAATCATGCCGTTAAATGTTCTCCAAAGACGCCAGTCTATCCCTATGTTAGATGGGCACTGCCTGATAGATTTCATCATGAGCTGATGTTACAGGAGAGGTTTCCAGTGGATATACCCGGTGACAATGCTGGTGTTGAGAGAAATCAACTCCCGCTAATGTTATGCTGGGCCTTGTCAATACACAAGGCGCAAGGACAAACAATACAAAGGCTAAAAGTTGATCTAAGAAACATTTTCGAAGCGGGCCAAGTATACGTTGCTCTCTCAAGAGCGGTTTCTAGGGATAATTTACAAGTATTAAACTTCAACCCTAATAGAATCAGAGCCAATGAAAAGGTCAAACTTTTTTATAAAAAGCTTGAAGTATTGACACCATGA
- the SLT2 gene encoding mitogen-activated serine/threonine-protein kinase SLT2 (similar to Saccharomyces cerevisiae SLT2 (YHR030C) and YKL161C; ancestral locus Anc_5.274), producing MCDKIERHTFKVFNQDFTVDKRFQLIKEIGHGAYGVVCSARFTEAAEDTTVAIKKVTNIFSKTLLCKRSLRELKLLRHFRGHKNITCLYDMDIVFYPDGTFAGLYLYEELMECDMHQIIKSEQPLTDAHYQSFVYQILCGLKYIHSADVLHRDLKPGNLLVNADCQLKICDFGLARGFSENPVENNQFLTEYVATRWYRAPEIMLSYQGYTKAIDVWSTGCILAEFLGGKPIFKGKDYVNQLNRILQVLGIPPDETLKRIGSKNVQDYIHQLGFIPKVPFSDIYPQANPQALDLLEKMLAFDPQNRITVEQALQHPYLSIWHDPADEPVCNEKFEFSFESVNEMEELKRMVIEEVQDFRQYVRQPLLEEQEMQQQEQLQQLEQHDLQQQEQDLQPAHNQLQKNESAGSAELTDGDFTQQMMSLQPSSGFSSQLPDSFVGIDSRDLPGHDTDFPPRPQENLLASPIAFKADGTMASASQGEYGDFLDLEKELEFGLDRKYL from the coding sequence ATGTGTGATAAGATTGAAAGACATACATTTAAGGTTTTTAACCAAGATTTCACGGTTGATAAACGGTTCCAACTGATCAAAGAGATCGGTCATGGTGCTTATGGTGTCGTGTGCTCGGCGAGATTCACGGAAGCGGCTGAAGATACCACTGTCGCCATCAAAAAGGTGACAAACATCTTCTCAAAGACATTGTTGTGCAAAAGATCTCTTCGTGAATTGAAATTGCTCAGGCATTTTAGAGGACATAAAAATATCACATGTCTTTACGATATGGACATCGTTTTTTATCCGGATGGTACTTTTGCGGGCTTGTATTTGTACGAAGAATTGATGGAGTGTGACATGCATCAAATTATAAAATCGGAGCAGCCCCTGACCGATGCTCATTATCAGAGTTTTGTTTATCAGATTCTATGTGGCCTCAAGTATATTCATTCTGCAGATGTTTTGCATCGTGATTTGAAACCCGGTAACTTACTGGTCAATGCAGATTGCCAACTAAAGATATGTGATTTTGGCCTAGCTAGAGGCTTCTCAGAAAACCCAGTAGAAAACAACCAGTTCCTTACTGAATATGTCGCAACAAGATGGTATCGTGCACCTGAAATAATGCTAAGTTATCAAGGATACACTAAAGCCATAGACGTTTGGTCCACAGGCTGTATATTAGCCGAATTCTTAGGTGGTAAAccaattttcaaaggtaaAGATTACGtcaatcaattgaatcGAATATTGCAAGTTCTTGGAATACCACCCGAtgaaactttgaaaagaatagGTTCTAAAAATGTGCAGGATTATATTCATCAGCTAGGTTTTATTCCAAAAGTGCCGTTCAGTGATATTTACCCACAGGCTAACCCACAGGCTCTCGACTTGCTGGAGAAAATGCTAGCTTTTGATCCTCAAAATAGAATTACAGTAGAGCAAGCGCTCCAACATCCATATCTATCTATATGGCACGATCCAGCTGATGAGCCTGTTTGTAacgaaaaatttgaatttagCTTCGAAAGCGTCAATGAAatggaagaattgaaacgAATGGTTATAGAAGAAGTTCAAGACTTCAGACAATATGTAAGACAACCACTCCTAgaggaacaagaaatgCAACAACAGGAACAATTACAGCAACTGGAACAACACGATTTACAACAACAGGAGCAAGATTTACAGCCGGCGCATaatcaattgcaaaaaaatgaatcagCAGGAAGTGCGGAACTGACTGATGGTGACTTCACGCAACAAATGATGTCTCTTCAACCCAGCAGTGGATTCTCCTCCCAATTGCCAGATTCCTTTGTAGGTATAGATTCTCGTGACTTACCTGGGCATGATACTGACTTCCCTCCAAGACCCCAAGAAAACCTTTTGGCCTCACCAATTGCATTTAAAGCTGACGGGACTATGGCCAGTGCATCACAGGGAGAATATGGTGATTTCCTTGACTTAgagaaagaattggaaTTCGGCCTAGACAGGAAGTATCTGTAG